From Halorubrum salinarum, the proteins below share one genomic window:
- a CDS encoding YcaO-like family protein, which produces MDIGLVGDGPAVEAAGAALGDVDVNAMPVEAELLDGFDLAVVVDTAGSAAFATATELLDRWVAVEVGGLGGVPLADLDAAVTVFDDACYDCLRARVESGGAEPADAPTGRRSAVRYAGAVAGRRAIRLLAGDPVADTVVEVPGGERTLLPAPGCGCGADPGDALPRDHADRDLGETLDRAERAVDPRVGALSEVGEQESFPLPYYVARVADTTPFSDGDAADFGGGAAADWDAAFMKALGEGLERYAAGVYREAAFTRAPAANVPNPVTPDAFVRPESAEAYGRDDRLPWVRGERLGTGEPASLPAEFVHFPPPERRYRPAITTGLGLGSSGPDAALSGLYEAVERDATMTSWYSTTEPLGLDVDDPGFAELEKRARAESLSVTALLVTTDVDVPVVAVGVGREGDWPRFAAGSGADLDPAAAARSALAEALQNWTELRSMGREAADEQGAAIGHHADRPAETAAFFDPDATVSTDGLGEPALSGEAELAAVVDRVEAVGLDPYVARVTTRDLASLGFEAVRVLVPGAQPLFTGEPFFGDRARDVPRSMGFEPALDRPYHPFP; this is translated from the coding sequence ATGGATATCGGACTTGTCGGCGACGGCCCCGCGGTCGAGGCGGCCGGGGCCGCGCTCGGCGACGTCGACGTGAACGCGATGCCCGTGGAAGCGGAGCTGCTCGACGGGTTCGACCTCGCGGTCGTCGTCGACACCGCCGGGTCGGCGGCGTTCGCGACCGCGACCGAGCTGCTCGACCGGTGGGTCGCCGTCGAGGTGGGCGGGCTCGGCGGCGTCCCGCTCGCCGACCTCGACGCGGCGGTGACCGTCTTCGACGACGCCTGCTACGACTGCCTGCGCGCCCGGGTCGAGAGCGGCGGCGCGGAGCCCGCCGACGCCCCGACCGGCCGCCGCTCCGCCGTGCGCTACGCCGGCGCGGTGGCCGGGCGGCGGGCGATCCGACTGCTCGCCGGCGACCCCGTGGCGGACACGGTCGTCGAGGTGCCGGGCGGCGAGCGGACGCTCCTCCCGGCGCCCGGGTGCGGCTGCGGCGCCGACCCCGGCGACGCGCTCCCGCGCGACCACGCCGACCGCGACCTCGGCGAGACGCTCGACCGCGCGGAGCGGGCGGTCGACCCGCGGGTCGGCGCGCTGAGCGAGGTCGGCGAGCAGGAGTCGTTCCCGCTGCCGTACTACGTCGCGCGGGTCGCGGACACGACGCCCTTCTCCGACGGCGACGCGGCCGACTTCGGCGGCGGCGCGGCAGCCGACTGGGACGCCGCGTTCATGAAGGCGCTCGGCGAGGGGCTAGAGCGGTACGCGGCCGGCGTCTACCGCGAGGCCGCGTTCACGCGCGCGCCGGCCGCGAACGTCCCGAACCCGGTCACGCCGGACGCGTTCGTGCGCCCCGAGAGCGCCGAGGCGTACGGCCGCGACGACCGGCTCCCGTGGGTCCGGGGCGAGCGGCTCGGGACCGGCGAGCCGGCGAGCCTCCCGGCGGAGTTCGTCCACTTCCCGCCGCCGGAGCGCCGGTACCGCCCGGCGATCACGACCGGGCTCGGGCTCGGGAGCTCGGGCCCCGACGCCGCGCTCTCCGGGCTCTACGAGGCGGTCGAGCGCGACGCGACGATGACCAGCTGGTACTCCACGACGGAGCCGCTCGGGCTCGACGTCGACGACCCCGGGTTCGCCGAGCTGGAGAAACGGGCGCGCGCCGAGTCGCTGTCGGTGACGGCGCTGCTCGTCACGACCGACGTGGACGTGCCGGTCGTCGCCGTCGGCGTCGGCCGCGAGGGCGACTGGCCGCGGTTCGCCGCGGGGTCGGGCGCCGACCTCGACCCGGCCGCGGCGGCCCGGAGCGCGCTCGCGGAGGCGCTCCAGAACTGGACCGAGCTCCGCTCGATGGGCCGGGAGGCGGCCGACGAGCAGGGCGCCGCGATCGGTCACCACGCCGACCGCCCCGCCGAGACCGCGGCGTTCTTCGACCCGGACGCGACCGTCTCGACCGACGGGCTCGGCGAGCCGGCGCTGTCGGGCGAGGCCGAGCTCGCCGCCGTCGTCGACCGCGTCGAGGCCGTCGGCCTCGACCCGTACGTCGCGCGGGTGACGACGCGCGACCTCGCGTCGCTGGGGTTCGAGGCGGTCCGCGTGCTGGTGCCCGGCGCGCAGCCGCTGTTCACCGGCGAGCCGTTCTTCGGCGACCGCGCCCGCGACGTGCCGCGGTCGATGGGGTTCGAGCCCGCGCTCGACCGCCCGTACCATCCGTTCCCGTGA
- the tbsP gene encoding transcriptional regulator TbsP, with protein sequence MVSNLLAADVEAALEAAFAGGDDELLVVDPSAETIVSLVETAVGRDDLPELSMLADERTLKDVMDDFVVASRAADLVADGALDLRVLDGEVDNALFVSPSRVVALVTAGDDVAALSTDDGEFVDQVYESHRGAFEDAEPYTLRTPAISRVRETMASEIGEEARADFDAVLDATEGEDGADLDEVTVSLLVAAKNDVLLYDISKWGEDVGIASKATFSRTKTRLEDLGIIDTEKVPIDVGRPRLRLKLGDERLEGVDAADLAAEAAEMMAATPA encoded by the coding sequence ATGGTATCGAATTTACTGGCGGCCGACGTCGAGGCGGCGCTCGAAGCGGCCTTCGCCGGGGGCGACGACGAGCTGCTCGTCGTGGACCCCTCCGCGGAGACGATCGTATCGCTGGTCGAGACCGCCGTCGGGCGGGACGACCTCCCGGAGCTGTCGATGCTCGCCGACGAGCGCACCCTCAAGGACGTCATGGACGACTTCGTCGTCGCGTCCCGGGCGGCCGACCTCGTGGCCGACGGCGCCTTGGACCTCCGGGTGCTGGACGGCGAGGTCGACAACGCGCTGTTCGTCTCTCCCTCTCGGGTCGTGGCGCTCGTCACCGCCGGGGACGACGTCGCCGCGCTCTCGACCGACGACGGCGAGTTCGTCGACCAAGTGTACGAGTCCCACCGCGGCGCGTTCGAGGACGCCGAGCCGTACACGCTCCGCACGCCGGCGATCAGCCGGGTCCGCGAGACGATGGCGTCGGAGATCGGCGAGGAGGCCCGCGCCGACTTCGACGCCGTCCTCGACGCGACCGAGGGCGAGGACGGCGCCGACCTCGACGAGGTGACCGTCTCCCTGCTCGTCGCGGCGAAGAACGACGTGCTCCTCTACGACATCTCGAAGTGGGGCGAGGACGTCGGGATCGCCTCGAAGGCGACCTTCTCCCGCACGAAGACGCGGCTGGAGGACCTGGGGATCATCGACACCGAGAAGGTCCCGATCGACGTCGGCCGACCCCGGCTCCGCCTGAAGCTCGGCGACGAGCGGCTCGAAGGGGTCGACGCCGCCGACCTCGCCGCCGAGGCCGCCGAGATGATGGCGGCCACGCCGGCCTGA